A single region of the Chryseobacterium culicis genome encodes:
- a CDS encoding winged helix-turn-helix transcriptional regulator — MEEHHDHKECLLALRPIRDTLDIISGKWKLQIIISVNAGNRRFTEIRKSIPKLTPKVLAKELKELEQNGLIERIVTESYPIIIEYFPTDYTSTLDQVVISLQDWGENHRRHIFGTTHTPAEKSKVTETTNEQNKIISSK, encoded by the coding sequence ATGGAAGAACATCATGATCATAAAGAATGCCTGCTGGCACTTAGACCCATTCGGGACACCCTGGACATCATCAGCGGAAAGTGGAAATTGCAGATTATCATTTCCGTGAATGCAGGAAACAGACGTTTTACAGAAATACGAAAAAGCATTCCAAAGCTGACACCAAAAGTCCTGGCAAAGGAATTAAAGGAACTGGAACAGAACGGACTGATTGAACGGATCGTAACGGAGAGCTATCCTATCATTATTGAATATTTCCCTACAGATTATACCAGTACATTGGATCAGGTGGTCATTTCATTACAGGATTGGGGCGAGAATCATCGAAGACATATTTTTGGGACAACTCATACACCTGCAGAAAAAAGTAAGGTTACCGAAACCACGAATGAACAAAACAAAATTATCTCGTCAAAATAG
- a CDS encoding DUF4840 domain-containing protein, whose product MKKFIHVKLISMLVILLAIPFVLASCSNDDESPKPNPVTISFDDLNGEYTGKVSVSQGTVNGETAVAFSAKKNLITYSEFPMKEIIYSVISDPVKANQALTAIGKIKYDLDYTAVLYQHKKEIELNLLPKELTVQVPIDGVNKKVVITFTTSKKGLFTKQNTQNMNFELLASKITVEGTAVNPFNPIKYNFQMLKK is encoded by the coding sequence ATGAAAAAATTCATTCATGTAAAATTGATATCTATGCTTGTGATCTTACTGGCTATTCCTTTTGTTCTGGCAAGCTGCAGTAATGATGATGAATCTCCTAAACCTAATCCTGTGACCATCAGTTTTGATGATCTTAATGGTGAATACACAGGAAAAGTAAGTGTATCCCAGGGAACTGTAAATGGAGAAACAGCGGTTGCTTTTTCGGCCAAGAAAAACCTGATTACCTATTCAGAATTTCCAATGAAAGAAATTATTTACTCTGTGATTTCTGATCCTGTGAAAGCCAATCAAGCCTTAACAGCCATCGGGAAAATAAAATATGACCTGGATTATACGGCAGTTTTATACCAGCATAAAAAGGAAATAGAACTTAATCTTCTTCCTAAAGAATTAACTGTTCAGGTTCCTATTGATGGTGTAAACAAGAAGGTGGTCATAACATTCACAACTTCCAAAAAAGGATTGTTTACCAAACAGAACACGCAAAATATGAATTTTGAACTGCTTGCGAGTAAAATAACCGTTGAAGGAACAGCTGTCAATCCTTTCAACCCTATAAAATATAATTTTCAAATGCTGAAGAAGTAG
- a CDS encoding TetR/AcrR family transcriptional regulator yields MSTQQKIIDTAITVFNENFSATFEEIAEHCNLNRRTLHRYFKNRNELLEACNKNMMQAWENAAIKACNSSTDPLVQLENLLYAGIESGTKYAFLIKLNEIEPTYKTETGKEYLKVRNELFSTIQKLQKEELIDSQLPLVWIKILFTNTITATITAYRSGDIAPNEIKKLAWNSFSRSIGLQLNKQ; encoded by the coding sequence ATGAGTACTCAACAAAAAATTATTGATACCGCTATAACGGTCTTCAATGAAAACTTTTCAGCAACATTTGAAGAGATTGCAGAACATTGTAATCTTAACCGAAGAACGTTGCACCGCTATTTCAAAAACCGGAACGAATTACTGGAAGCCTGCAACAAAAATATGATGCAAGCCTGGGAAAACGCAGCTATTAAAGCTTGCAACAGTTCCACAGACCCGCTGGTACAACTTGAAAACTTATTATATGCAGGAATTGAGAGCGGAACAAAGTATGCTTTTTTGATAAAACTGAATGAAATTGAACCTACCTATAAAACTGAAACAGGTAAGGAGTATTTAAAAGTAAGAAATGAGCTTTTCAGTACAATTCAAAAACTACAAAAAGAAGAATTGATAGACAGCCAGTTACCATTAGTCTGGATAAAAATTCTTTTCACAAATACGATCACTGCAACCATCACCGCATACAGATCCGGAGATATTGCTCCCAATGAAATAAAGAAACTAGCCTGGAATTCCTTTAGCAGAAGCATAGGCTTGCAATTAAATAAACAATAA